Within the Thermodesulfovibrionales bacterium genome, the region TTTCCGCTGCCGCCGTTCCACCCGGAATAGCTCACCACGCCGTCAGCTGTCGCACGTATGGGGGTTCCAGGAGGAACGGAGATGTCTATGCCTGAATGGAACTCATCTCCACCGTGAAGAGGGTGTTCTCGAATGCCATAAGGAGAGGTAATATCCCCTATTGCAGGCCATCCCCTGGGAGTCGCTCGGTAAATGTCTTTCTGCTGTCTAAGGTACTCTCTGATTTCCGAGACAGTCTCGACACTGTTCCTGATCTGATCTCCCAAAGCATTCGTATCGATGGAGCCGCTGTCTGAGCCATGGAGGTTTTCGAGGATCCTTTCCTTGCTCCCTAATGAGAAGAGGCGTCTGAAATCGGATTCAGCCCTCTTCAGCCCTTCTATCGTCGTCCTCAATTCCACGAACTGCCCCGAGTAATAACTAAGTCTGTCCTTCATGTCCCGGTATTCCATGGCGTTCACAGCGACAGAAAACACATACGCTGTGCCGACCATCCACATGAGGACAGAAAAAATGATTCCGATGGAGGGTATTTTCAGATTAAAAGGCTTGGAGTTGCTGTGCGGTATAAGCATGATGGTAACGGGAGTGAAGGCCTTTTTCACGAGACGTCGCAATTTACTCATAGATTACCTCCTTTACTCCTTTCACGATGCTGCCTATGACATAGGAATCAAAGCCCTTCTCCTTGAGGATCGAAACCGCGCGGCCGGATTGATCCTCGGGAACTGCCACAATGTATCCAATCCCCATATTGAATGTCCTTCTCATGTCGTCAACAGGGACGTGCCCCATCTCCTCGATCATCCTGAAGATCGGTGGTTCGGGCCATGAGCCTTTCCTGATCACCGCTCCAACTTCTTCAGGGAAGATCCGCGGAAGATTGCCCGGTATGCCTCCTCCGGTGATATGAGCCATACCTTTGACAGTCACCTTATCCTTGAGCCCATGAAAGGCTCTCACAT harbors:
- a CDS encoding M23 family metallopeptidase, which codes for MSKLRRLVKKAFTPVTIMLIPHSNSKPFNLKIPSIGIIFSVLMWMVGTAYVFSVAVNAMEYRDMKDRLSYYSGQFVELRTTIEGLKRAESDFRRLFSLGSKERILENLHGSDSGSIDTNALGDQIRNSVETVSEIREYLRQQKDIYRATPRGWPAIGDITSPYGIREHPLHGGDEFHSGIDISVPPGTPIRATADGVVSYSGWNGGSGNLVGLEHGFGFSTFYAHNSKNAVVVGQRVKRGDIVAYSGSTGNTTGPHSHYEIWKDGKHVNPNPFIDGRK